Within Anthonomus grandis grandis chromosome 19, icAntGran1.3, whole genome shotgun sequence, the genomic segment ATCTTTTAGCAGGGTTCTGCTGAGGGCCAacctaaaatattattgtaataaatcAGCTGTTTGTATATGTGTTGAAGGGGTGAAAGCTCACTTGTCGTAGCTGCTTTTCGACTTCTTGGACTGGCCGGAGGCTTGTGAGTTGCAGGTTTCGGCACCGTCGCTCCTCTGGCCCTCTCGGTGCGTTTCTATGCCGTTTAAGGCGCATTTGGAGGGTCCGGGTACGACCCCGTTCTCTGCCGCCTTCAATTCCTGGTTTTCCATGTCTCCGTTGTCAAGTTTTCCTGTGGGAATgcggtttttttcaaaatgtggCGCAGTCGCGGTAGGATAACTAACTCACCATCGCCGATAGGGAGCTTTCGGGATTTTCTTCGGTATCTGCACCACACCATCAGGCCGATGACCAGGACTATATACGCTCCCGCTACGGACATGGTGATCAGCACTGCTTTTGTTACGGTTGTGTCCCCTTGGACCGTCTGAAATCCGTCGCTGGCTAAAATGGAAATTCATGTTCTTAAACATaaactgataaaaaatttaagtcccTTACTGTGCACAAATAATTCGACTTCTTTCCTGTTTAGTCCGGCACTGCTGCCCGCGGTGCATCCGTATTTGTTTTGATCTTCCCGCCCGACCTCTTTGATGTACAATGAACCGTTTTCCAGCACTCTATATCTAAAATTTCCGTGAATCTAATACGATGTAACGTGGCAAACGAGATATCTTACCTCTTGGGGTCTAAATCGTTCATTTTGGAGTTCTTGTCCCACTGGACAGTAGGCTCTGGGTCTCCCTCTACTATGCAATCAATCATTACCGAGTCTCCCTCGTTAACGTTCAAGGGAGTTTTGGGTGGCACAACGAACCGTGGAGCAACTGGAAATGAATTAACCAGTTGGTCACAGGATTGGCCAGCCCGATCACCCGATCTGAACACTTACCGACAACGTCTATATTAATAGAGGCGTTAATGGTTCCTTGGCTATTGGTGGCGATACAGTGGTACTTCCCTTTGTCGGCAGCGGTCACTTTATTGAAATGCAAGGTGCCGTTCATATCAGTAATGTGGGCTGGAAAATTATCTGGGGTGAGTCCTTCTTTCTCCCAATGGACGAGGGGTGGCGGGGTGCCTTGTGCCTTACAATGGATCTTCTTTCCGGTGCTGTCCAGTTCCAGTTTTCTGTTTACCGGGGCCGGTACGAACCGGAGTTGTTCTGGAAACCCTGGATTTAGTCCGGATGGGGGTCATTAAGGGACGTTTCTTACCTATAACGGATATGGTGGCAGGTTGCGAGGGTACCGCCTCAAATCCTTCGGTGATCACTTCGCAAATGTATTCGCCCCGGTCTGAGGATTGGGTGGAATGAATGATCAACGTCCCGTTGTGTTTGTACACCCGGATCCTTTGGTGCGAGGGGCTGGTTTCGTCAAACTCGTGctgaaaataaccatttttcgTGCAGCAGAGCAGTGTGTCGGATTTATAAGCAGGCGTGTTACCTTTAAAAGTTTTCCGTCCTTACGCCACTTTACCACGGTATATTTGGGAAAAGAGGTGCTGTATTGGCAGGTCAGCACCGATTTGTCGTTTTCGTCCACGGTGATGCTGACAGGGTCCTGGGTCACCGTTGGCTTAGCTGAAGAAAGGAAAAATCAAGATATATTAAGTCTGGGCATTATATAATTCGTTCACTTACTGGTGACCACTATGTCCACCATCTTCTCAGTTTTTCCCGCAACATTTTCTGCAACACAAGTGTACTTTCCTGCGTCAGACTGTTTCACTTTGGTAATAATCAGTCTGCCATCATCGACATAGATGTCTCCTCGATCAGATATCTGTAAGAAGCCTCTAATTATGTACCCCAATCCCTTTTTATGATCCTTACCGTATGTCCTGCGGAGTTCTGCCACCATTTCTTGGCCAAAGGGAAGCTCTTTGGTTCCAAACAAGTCAACTGAAACAAGGTTCCTTCGCCCACCGGTTGTTCCGAGCCAAACTTCAAAGGCGGCTCGAAAGAGGATTCGGTAAAAGGTTCTATAACTGTGACAAAGGTTACATAGTTGTAAAACTTGGAACTCATACGACTTACAAGCCAAAGCTACTTCGGCGGTGTAGCTCTGAGGTACCTCGGTGGATTCGCTTTTGATCCCCACGCAGTTGTACCAGCCCACGTCCTCCTCGCTCACGTCGTTTATTTGCAAGGTACCATTAGAATGTACCGTGATTCGTTCTTTGGTTTTGAGCGGCCCGGATTCTTTGAAGTACCATTCTAACACGTCTGCTCTTTGGTACGAACAGTGGAAGTAAGCGGTCGTTCCCTTTTTGAGGATTTGGTCCGCGGGTATCGTTTGGATCAGTGGAGAGTTTTctcctttaataaaaaagggAGTTTTAGAGGTTCAAGGGCTGGTGAAGGGGGTTTTAGAGGTAAAAGAGCTTTTCTTCCAAGTAGTTGAAGTCGTTTTTAAAGTCATCCAAGCAATTGagacattaaattaaaacttgttaATGACCAAGTGACTTTAATAAGGTGAAAATGGCTTCAAgttcctggaagaaatgaataatttactttcgtccaggcagttgaagcctcCTTAATAATTCAAACAAATTATAGTAGTTAAAAGTCGtttctaaattttatgaacTTTAAAACTTGAACCACCTTCGACTGCCAGAGCGAAGCCCTTGGCACTTTTCCTGCTTCCAGCCGAATTGTTCGCCTCACATTTGTACACTCCATTATCCAGGGAGTCCACATGTTTTATGGTCAGTCTGCGCTTCTTTAGCTCCAGTTTCGTCGAGTTGGTGCTCAGTGGACGAGAGTTTCTGTGAAACACAAGAAAATTATATTggccttattattattactattgtgCGTAAATATATTTCCGTGCGAACCAGCCCTAACGCTTGTCGTTTGTCCCCGTTTGACAGTAAAGTCGTTACTAGGAAATAACTGTTGACGTTTGATGTAGGGAGTGCGCCATGACATCGTAATTAAGTCGGAATTGCATGCATAAATCTGATATTAAACGAGCTGAACTAAACTCGGTTTGGTTAAGCAAATAAATTTTGGCAAACAATTGCTGCTGTTCAGTAAATATGGTACACCACTAGATTTCCGTGCAAACCCGCCTTAACCCTTGTCATTTTTTTCCGTTTGACATTTTTGAGAGTCGACTCATTACTAGCAAATGACACTGTTGACGTTTGATATAGGAAGTGCGACATTACGTCATAATTAAGTCTGAATTGTATGCATAAATCCGATATTAAACGCGTTTAACTAAACTCGGTTTAAATAAGCTGCTGTTTAGTAAATATGATGCTCAACTATATTTCCGTGCAACGCTTGTCATTTTTCCCCGTTTGACAAATTTGACAATTGAATCGTTACTAGTAAATGACACTGTTGACGTTTGATTTAAGGAGTGCGCCATGACGTGgcaattaaatttgaattgCACGCATAAATCCGATATTAAACGCGCTTAACTAAACTCGGTTTAAATAAGCTGCTGTTTAGTAAATATGATGCTCAACTATATTTCCGTGCAACGCTTGTCATTTTTCCCCGTTTGACAAATTTGACAATTGAATCGTTACTAGTAAATGACACTGTTGACGTTTGATTTAAGGAGTGCGCCATGACGTggtaattaaatttgaattgcACGCATAAATCCGATATTAAACGCGCTTAACTAAACTCGATTTAAATAAGCAAACAATTGCTGCTGTTTAGTAAATATCATGTTCAACTATATTTCCGTGCAACGGTTCTCGTTTCTCCCGTTTGACAAATTTGACAATAGAATCGTTACTAGTAAATGACACTGTTGACGTTTGATTTAAGGAGTGCGCCATGACGTggtaattaaatttgaattgcACGCATAAATCCGATATTAAACGGGCTTAACTAAACACGGTTTGGGTAAGCAAACAAATTTTGGCAACCCAGACATGCaacctaaatataaataccCCCACGAACATAATCCGAGTGTACGTAAGCAAAATAAGGGTGGATTTCGGCCGGAGGGGGTGCGGTAGCGTCCCCGTCTATAGGTTTTGTTCCGGTAACGGAGATATCGCTTACACCCCTAATAATAACGTAAGGGGGAAGGGCTAAACTGggaaaattatacattttaaggTCGATTCGGAAGACTTACCTGAACCACTTGATGTGAACGTCTCCGGAGGCGTCCAGGTGGCATTTCAGCACCACGGCACCCCCGTTCTTGATCTCTTGAGGCTTCGGGGGTTCGTGCAGCACCACCTCCGGCTCCTCGATAACTGCAacgagtttttaattaatttaagaaaaaataaaatagctcGAGCTTCTTTTCGCATTAAACGATCGAGTAATTAGTGAAATCCATTCGGTAATTGAATTAGAACGTTAACGAGGACGAgctttttaaatgataaaatgcCACTCGCGGTAATATTATAGCGTCAGGATTTGAATGCGGCGAGTGTGCTTTTAGCAGTTGAAAAGAAGAACTtcagcatctttttgataataattacgttgcgcattttttaaaggattttgtCTTTAGTGGGGACCCGGCTTAATATATGTTTTACAATTGACCCTAATCGCTATGACAAGTGACATGAAAGCTTCGAGGAGCAGTGGAGGATAGGAAGTATGCTGATTTTTAGTTCTCTCGGAACAGAGAGTGCGCCACTGGGCTTAAGCAAACGTGTTTATATGATTTCCCCGATTTAGACAAATTTATGATCGAACTGATGGCAGAGAGCGAGACGAGTTTACGGTCTGTTTTAGGAGGTGTTAAAAGCTCCTGCACTCTGTCAGTTTTTACGAGGGAAATGCCTTCTCGTATAATCGTACGGTTCGCTAAACAAAATGGTAGAAAAACGGAGTCGTGCATTGTCACAGTTTTCCCGCTGATAATTGCTCGGTATCGTATATTTACGACTACGTGGCTACAAATAGGAACGTAAACACTATAAACGGCATTTCCTTTCCTTTATGTTtagcatataaaaaagaaagaagtgTCCGTATACGGACGCCTATAAATGGAAAGATGCATATATATAGGGAGGAGCGCTACCACATAACGCTCGAGGAgccttaaaaaaagaaaagaaacagATTTTATGACGATACTCGCATGCGGTGTTAATTACCACCACTCGGCTAATGAATTTTTTTCCCGGAATCCGCCTTCCCATACATCggttcattaaaatttaacagcGTATTGTGAAAAAGTGCAGTGCAATTTAAAATACACGACCGAGACAAGGGCCCTTCCGTTCAGACAATGGAACGCGATATTTTTCCATTAGTCACGGGATTCGGGCAGAGTCGTTGAATGAGCCGTGTGTTTCTTTACCACTAAAATAAACCCTTCGGGGGGCCCGGTTTATCGACAAAAATCTCACCATTATTAGATCCACAGATACATTGTTTCAATCCGCTCATTCATTATTACAAACCCATTCGTCCCTCAAACTCGATAGCTCTTAGCGAATTAAGACCGTGTAATCCCCAAAATAATCCCCTCGAGCATGCAAAATTAATCGCTGCGCATTGTGTGTTTCCAGATAATTTCCAGGGATGGAAATTATCATTTGTTCAATTATGTTTGACTCCGGCATTATTTACATTTGacccaaaaaaaaggaaaaaacggATATCCGTATTCACGACGCGTCTCGGATCTTTTTTAAAGTGTCCCCGTCCCCATTACCGTTTCACGTTTTCTCTCTTATTTTACATTCCCGGAACATTCGGGCTTAATATACGCAAATCCATGCATAACCGGGAGCAGATAAAGCCcaaaaaaatgcgttttattTCTCCGGAGAGGGTTTGCCATGAATCGGTAAGCAGCTGTTGTTGACGTCTGCCcgttgtaattaaaaatatcgaGGCCTGAAGCTTTCAGGATACAGATCAGAATCACCCGAAATGACCAATAGGACCAATGCTTACAAGTGACTTCCTTGTTGTTTCTAGAAGCCGAGTGCAACATTTTCGGCACCTTAGTAGTGCATGCGCATTAAACGACGAATCAGACGATACGAACTAATGTGTTAAGAagcgaagaagaagaagagcgGTCTCGGTGGCCCAAAGCGAGCGCGGTCGCATTCATTAGCAAATTGCGTCGTTTCAATCGTTATCTCCTCGTATTTTATACCTGACTGGTTCTTTTTATATGACGATTCCGTTTCGGTAAATCGGCGAGGAGCCGCAGAAATCGAGTTAAAGAGCCGGAGGGACGAGGCCCATGGATATATCGTAAAAGCCGTAAATACGGAAAGATGTTCGTAAATGCCGAAGAAGAGACACAAACCGGGACGCAGTtcaaaaaactcattaaaagaTGGATTCGGTCGTTGCGAACCAAGGTGCCGATGCGGAATGCGATCTTTTCCccttttttctatatcatcatttcatttcaaaaattacaatCGGGAAATCGCGTTTATCTGGTGTACGTAAATACGCCTCCGTTCTCTCTGGCTGATGCTTTTCATTTGAGTTTTCCAGTTTTATCCCCCTTGGGGACCACCTTTCTCTGTATAAGTTTCACCGGAACGTGCCCCCGCAACATTTGCTAATTAAATTTATGACTAGTATTAATAGATTAATTTTCTGTGCAGGCTGGAGCTTAAAAATCGCACAATAGAGTATCAAATCTTAGTATCTCTGTCTCGAGAATGTACGACTGACAATAGAGTATCTCTTTACAGTAAACTTCTATGTTCCTGTTTTGAGACTGCTATTACTGAGAACAAAATGATCTCTTCGCAGTAAAACGCTGGTTTCTATCTTGCCGATAGATGGCTGCACTATAATAACGGAACACGGTTCACGCTCATTTCAATGTTATGACCGTTATACGGCTGCAACCGAATTTGGTAGGGTAAAGCTGCAACACTGGGTCATAAAAGTCAGCATTTGGAAATTACGAGCTTTAGGGGATCGTGGGGGAGCGAATTGCCGACACGTTAAGTCGCGCTCTCGACCGCCGTTACCGCTCCACCCCTTGCCTTTCCGACTTTGATCAACGTAATGAGGGTTTGATCCactaatttaatgtttttagcCCCCCTCGACCCTCCGTTTCTCTCTGTGCGTTCACCAGATCGGCAGTTTTAAATGACTATACCGTAGTGCTTCGCTTTGCATATATAGTTGAGCTTGTAATTATTTTTCCCTCTTTTTTATGGTAATTCGAGAGATTATGAGAACACTAGTAAGGAGAGAGGTACTCGGTATGGGTGTGCGTGGTTATCACATCCTTCTAACACGCAAATAAAGCGAGTGACACCGGTTCGATGGaccaaaaaaagtaaatctCCCCGTGACAATGCTTAGTACATTGCCGTGACCAGGATTCGAACCTGGGTTACTACGGCCACAACGTAGGGTCCTAACCACTAGACGATCACGGCTAACGGAGACCTACCGAACGAAATTCGCCGTTCGATTTTCTCTAGATCGCGTTCtagattatttattaatagacTGATAAAACCGACGAGTCATGACCCTTTCACACAAGGATTAGTGCAGTGATCTTAAAACGAGGTGAAAGTGATTTGGTTTTCCGTGGTACCAAGATCAGTACTCACGTCTTGAGTAGCCGTGATCGTCTAGTGGTTAGGACCCTACGTTGTGGCCGTAGTAACCCAGGTTCGAATCCTGGTCACGGCAaggctaatttttttatttattcgttaaatatttgatttttttatgtaaaagcaAGATGCATCAGCCAGGCTACTGAACCATGGATGCTAATGCTAGTACCCCCTCGATTAAAATGCCCGCCCTGTTGTCGTTTTATAGCGAACGAAAAGCACACCAGAGAATATAGAGAGAAGAAAAACACGTATATAACGTCTTGATTTTCCGTACGGCGACATCTGTAGGCCGTGTGCGtgccttttatttattattttccattaTCTGTGTCTCCCGTTTTCGCGTTTCGTGCGGCACATACACGCCGTCGACGAGAGAcgatttttccaattttcccGTTGTCTTCTTCTCGTCCCACTTTTCGTTCTTGAACCCTACTGGCGGGCCTAAGCTAATTACCCACCCTTCCCCCGGGGATCGAAAACGGATTATCCCGGAATTCCTGAACTCGTTCGGCAAAGAATTAGTGCCGAAACCGAGAAAAACTGCCACGGCTATTAAACCAAAACGGTTTTCCCTTTATTTCGTTCTATAATCCTCTTTAGGACAAACGTCTCTTGCCAGTAACATTTCTGTCAAACCTCCTTATTCACCGTCGTTCTATCACAACGAAAGGTCTTCACACAGTAATTTATTTGTCAAATTATTAGGACGCCATAACTTTTATATATAATCTAACTTTTTCAGGTTGGTTAACCTGAGGTCGAGTTAATGTCTTTGAGGTGTGTTCTTGCTCTACGTAGCAGCTTTGGAATCCAAATCCCAACTGtgaacaattaaatttaatccaGAGTTTATTACCGAACCATAAACTATGATTTACGGTGCCTAAAGTTCTGAAAAGCGGCTAATTCGGAGCGGAGCTGCGAAACCGACGTTTATGGGCACCTGCATGTGCCACAACTCTCCCATATTCGCTATTTCATTATGCATAAAACACACAAACTTAAAGGAGACATCAGTAGAGGCGGACGTTTCAAACGCCGTCTGTCGGTAGAAAAAACGGCGGCGAGATCAAAGGAAATTAGGTTTTCTTTGCTTTTAAGTGCGGCAAAAGTCGATAAAATGCATGTGCCAGTACGAGATGGCTTTTTACTGCCGCTAGCGTGTATGGACTTGCCAAATTGATGGAAGTAATAAGGCATACAGAGAACCTTAAAGCACTCATTCGGGTTTTCAACCTTCAGATAAGAGGATATGACCTTTTACGATAAAAGGAAGCTCTTTGAAGTAATCGTTGTGTTTTTAATGAGAGCCTGTAATTACTATTCCGAGACGGCGGGCGCTATAAAGCATAGACAGCGCACGTGTGTCAGTTTCGACAATAAATCGTAAACAGATTCCGAACGCCTATCCGATTTCAAAGAGCGGCCgagttaaaaataacaaagaaacTACTGCTTTTGCCTTGTTTAAACTTTTACGGAAAGGAAGTCGTCGTGCTTTTTCGggcttcgtttttttttttgtttgtctcTGGATAAAACAGGAGCCACCGCACACGTCGAACGGGAGTCACATCTGGACTATGCGCCCGGGTCAATTTGGGATCTGAAACCGCAACAGTCCATACGGTCAATGTAGATAGCCGTTTTCAATTCCATCACCTGCAGGTCGAACGGTTTCAAATTCCGTTTTTAAACGTTGTGTGCCGGAATAATTGGAAAAATTCCAGTCGTCTGGAAATCGGAAACCtggaaaaagcaaaaaaagccTGTTTGCCAACAGCATCACGTACTGTTATCCTACAACTGATGACACCCGaacttgttttttcttttttttgcacGTATGGATGTAATTCACT encodes:
- the LOC126747197 gene encoding tyrosine-protein kinase-like otk; protein product: MSAAKVFVNFFFAIGLYTVFCNADEPYFTKSPKDVPVVVGTSVTLPCEATPGDGIVYYWELNGSKVINTTRRFMQGSDLHITRVDRERDVGEFTCIVEDISRKNPPISSSTASLIFEFIEEPEVVLHEPPKPQEIKNGGAVVLKCHLDASGDVHIKWFRNSRPLSTNSTKLELKKRRLTIKHVDSLDNGVYKCEANNSAGSRKSAKGFALAVEGENSPLIQTIPADQILKKGTTAYFHCSYQRADVLEWYFKESGPLKTKERITVHSNGTLQINDVSEEDVGWYNCVGIKSESTEVPQSYTAEVALAFIEPFTESSFEPPLKFGSEQPVGEGTLFQLTCLEPKSFPLAKKWWQNSAGHTISDRGDIYVDDGRLIITKVKQSDAGKYTCVAENVAGKTEKMVDIVVTTKPTVTQDPVSITVDENDKSVLTCQYSTSFPKYTVVKWRKDGKLLKHEFDETSPSHQRIRVYKHNGTLIIHSTQSSDRGEYICEVITEGFEAVPSQPATISVIEQLRFVPAPVNRKLELDSTGKKIHCKAQGTPPPLVHWEKEGLTPDNFPAHITDMNGTLHFNKVTAADKGKYHCIATNSQGTINASINIDVVVAPRFVVPPKTPLNVNEGDSVMIDCIVEGDPEPTVQWDKNSKMNDLDPKRYRVLENGSLYIKEVGREDQNKYGCTAGSSAGLNRKEVELFVHTSDGFQTVQGDTTVTKAVLITMSVAGAYIVLVIGLMVWCRYRRKSRKLPIGDGKLDNGDMENQELKAAENGVVPGPSKCALNGIETHREGQRSDGAETCNSQASGQSKKSKSSYDKLALSRTLLKDLTLIGRGEFGDVMIAKLSETHVDKATNKRSSSNSAKEEEASAQEEIVKEVSVLVKVLTQTKDENSLAEFKREIDMFSKLSHDNLTKLLGLCREQEPHYLIMEHTEWGDLKKFLLATKTGSPPALTTIQSVAIAHQTSRAMDYLANQRLVHKDLAARNCLITSNLVVKIGLPRMTKEPYSQEYCKHANQIIPLRWLPYEAVYEDEYSTKSDVYSFAVLVWEIFAQGELPHSKINDTSFLGKLKEKKLEWKSFAGTPEALEKIQELCWDVNPQNRPAFGQISTDIKEILKSL